The Stenotrophomonas sp. BIO128-Bstrain region CCATGCGCGGTACTGCGCGTGACGTTTCGCCCTGGAGCAGCGCCTACTTCGCCGGCGTCTCCACCTTGAACCCCATCGCCTCGCGATAGCGCACATACAGCGCGCTGACCTTCTCCACGTAGGCCAGCGTTTCCGCATACGGCGGCACGCCTTTGTAGCGGGTCACCGCACCGATGCCGGCGTTGTACGCGGCGGCCGCCAGCACGCGGTCGCCTTTGTACCGGCGCAACAACGCCTTCATGTAGCGCGCGCCCCCGCTGATCGACTGCTCGGCCGAGAGCGGATCGGCCACGCCGTATTCGGTGGCGGTATCGGGCATCAGCTGCATCACGCCCTGCGCGCCCTTGGGTGAGATCGCGCCGGCATCGAAACCGCTTTCGGCATGGGCGATCGCACGCAGCCAGGCATCGTCCACGCCGGTGGCCTTGGCCGCCGCCTTGAACTGCTTGGCGTGCCGGTTCAACTGCGGCGCGCCGACCTTGCCCAGGCCCTCGTGCGCCGGTTCGCCCGGTGGGGTGGCCACGGTGAACTTCAGGAAGACGCGCGAGCCCGGCAGGTTGCGGGTCGAGTAGACCAGTGCACCGTCCTGCTCACGTTCGTACAGGGTGCCGCTGAAGACGCCCATGTTGCCCCACAGGTTGGGGGTCTGCACGGCGTTGTCGTCGATCTGCTGCGGGGTGCACCTGGAGCCGGGCTCGGGTGCCGTGGCCAGACTGACCGTGTTGCTCTGCACGCAGCGATAGACCGTGCGCGCCGATGCCAGGCCAGGCAGCAGCAACGACAACAGGGCCAACGCGGCAGGCAGGGTCGGATTCATCGGGCTCGGATCGGGGCACGGAAGGGTGCGGCGCGATCATCCGGCCGGGGGCGCGAACCGAAGGTGAATACCGGGCCTGCCGCGCTGGCAGGCCCGGCGCTGACTCAGTGGCGGCGGGCCAGCAGCCGCTTGCCGGCGTAGCCCAGGCCGAGCAGGGCGAACCACAGCGGGCTGATCGCCAGCGCGTACAGCGTGTCCGGCTGCAGGGTCAGCAGCACCAGCACGAAGGCGAAGAAGGCCAGGCACACCCCGCACATCAGCACGCCACCGGGCATCTTGAACGCCGAGACGGCGTGCAGGTGCGGGCGCTTGCGGCGGTAGACGATGTACGAGCACAGGATCAATGACCACACGAACATGAACAACACCGCGGCCAGCGTGGTGACCAGGGTGAACGCGGTCACCAGGTTCGGGATCAGATAGATCAGCATCGCGCCCAGCAGCAGGCACACGCAGGAGAACACCAGCCCCAGCGCCGGCACCGCCGCGCGCGACAGCCGCCGGAACGCGCTCGGTGCGTGCCCCTCTTCGGCCAGGCCATACATCATCCGGCTGGTCGAGAAGATGCCGCTGTTGGCCGACGACGTGGCCGAGGTCAGCACCACGAAGTTGATCAGGCTGGCCGCGGCGGGAATGCCGGCCAGCACGAACAGTTCCACGAAGGGGCTCTTGCCGGGCACCACCTCACGCCATGGGGTGACGGCCATGATCGCGATCAGCGCCAGCACGTAGAACACCAGGATGCGTACCGGGATCGAGTTGATCGCCTTGGGCAGGTTGCGCTCCGGATCAGCGGTTTCGGCTGCGGTGGTACCGACCAGTTCGATGCCGACGAAGGCGAACACCGCGATCTGGAAGCCGGCGAAGAAACCGGCCATGCCCATCGGGAACACGCCACCGTCGTTCCACAGGTTGGAGAACGACGCCACGTGCCCGGAGGGGGCGGTGAACCCCCATGCGACCAGCCCGAAGCCGGTGATGATCAGCGCGCAGATGGCGATGATCTTGATCAGCGCGAACCAGAATTCCATTTCACCGAACAGCTTCACCGTGACCAGGTTGAGGCTGAGCAGCAGGATCACGCACAGCAGCGCCGGTATCCACGGTGCCAGCTCGGGGAACCAGAACTGCGCATACGCGGCGATGGCGATCACATCGGCGATGGCGGTGATGATCCAGCAGAACCAGTACGTCCACCCGCAGAAGAACCCGGCCCACGGCCCGAGCAGGTCGGTGGAAAAATCGATGAAGGATTTGTACTGCAGGTTGGAAAGCAGCAGCTCGCCCATCGCGCGCATGACGAAGAACAGCATCGCGCCGATGATCAGGTACACCAGCACGATGGACGGGCCGGCCAGGCTGATGGTCTTGCCCGAGCCCATGAACAGACCGGTGCCGATGGCACCGCCGATGGCGATCAGCTGCAGGTGGCGGTTGGAGAGGCTGCGCCGGAGGTGTTCCGGCGGGACGGCAGGATCGGTCATGGGGCAGCGTCGGCAGGGGCGAAGCGTCCGAACATAGACCTCCGCGAGGCGTTGCGCCAGTCGCCATCGGGCCGTTCGCGGGGGCCGTGGCCGGGCACTGCCCGGGGCGATGATGTGACGGATTCACCTCGCTCCACCGCGCGTGATGCCGGCAGGGCGATGGCGCCCCGGCCGGATGGTTCCAATCCCTGCCCGCTGATGGTCATATAGGGCTCCGCCAGGGCATCGAGGTCTGCTTGAACCGCGCCAGGATCATTGCCGCCACCGTAGTGCTTGCCCTGCTCGGCGCCCTGGTGCCGATCGCCACCGTGTTCTATTTCACCTGGAGCCGCGCCAGCGAATCCGAGCAGGTGCGGCTGCAGACCACCGCCGAGCGCACCCTGCAGCGCGCGCACCGCGCCTACGAGACGGCGCTGTCCACCCTGCGCGAGCTCAACCAGAGCACGTTGGCACCGTGCTCACCCGAGCACCTGCAGCTGATGCGCAGCCTGGTGATACGCACCCACTCGGCCGAACAGGTGGGCTATTTCGAGAACGGCCGGCTGGCCTGCACGTCCTGGGGCCCGATGGACGCGCAGATCATCCAGCGCCCGCCGGCCTATGTCACCGCCGAAGGCGCGGGCATCACCCTGGACGTGCGGCCGCTGGCAGGCACTCCCCAGCAACCGCTGCTGGCCCTGCAACTGGGACGCTACGACATCCTCATGGACCCGGCCCGGCTGGTCGACGTGATCGTCGACCCGAACGTGCGCCTGGCGGTGGCCAGCCCCGATGGGCGCCTGATCGCCCAGCAGGACATCCCCGACGAGGCCTTGCTGCAGCGCCTGCTGCGTGAACCGGCCAGCGGCCTGGAAGGCCAGACGCTGTACGCCAGCGCGCAGGACCAGGAGTGGCTGGCGATCGCCATGGCGCCGCGGACCGATCTGGTTGCCGCGTTCCGCCACCAGATCGGGCAGTTCATCCCGTTGGGCGTGCTCGGCGCGCTAGCGATGATCGGCGGCGTGGTGTGGCTGTCGCGGCGGCGGCTGTCGCTGCGGGGCGAGCTGGCCACGGCGGTGCGCCGGCGTGAGTTCTTCATGCACTACCAGCCCATCATCGAACTGGACACCGGCATCTGCGTGGGCGCCGAATCGCTGGTGCGCTGGCGCCGTGCCGACGGCACGCTGGTGCGTCCGGACCTGTTCATTCCGCTGGCCGAAGAGGCCGGCCTGATCGAAGCGCTGACCGACCAGGTCATCGACCATGTGATCACCGACATGCGCGAGCTGCTGGTGCAGGACCGCACCGCCCACATCGCGATCAACCTGGCCGCCGAGGATGTCAGCAGCGGCCGGGCGCTGAAGGTGCTCTCCAGCAAGCTGCACGGCACCGGCATCCACCCGCAGCAGATCTGGCTGGAGGCCACCGAGCGTGGCTTCATCGACGTCCGCCGCGCCCGCACCAGCCTGGCCAATGCGCGGCGGCTGGGGCACTGCGTGGCGATCGATGATTTCGGTGTCGGTTACTCCAGCCTGCAGTACCTGCAGCAGCTGCCGCTGGATGCATTGAAGATCGACAAATCCTTCATCGATGCGATCGGCACCGACAGCGCGACCAGCCCGGTCACCTCGCACATCATCGACATGGCCAAGACCCTGGGCCTGTTCACCGTGGCCGAAGGCGTGGAAACCCCGGCGCAGCTGGCCTATCTGCAGGCGCGCCAGGTGGAGTTCGGGCAGGGCTGGCTGTTCTCCAAGGCGCTGGCCCCGGCCGAGTTCATGGCCTTCCACCAGCAGCGCAAGCAGCAGTACGGCCAGGCACGCGAAAACATGCAGAACCCCAACAGCGACCCCGTGGCCTGAGCCGGCGCATCATTCCCCCTCGAGCCCGGCCAGCGTCATCACCCATGCCGGCACCGGAGGCTCGCCTGCGTAGAAAGCCTTCGGTTTGTTTTCCGCCATCGCCCAGCGCTGGATCCAGCTGATGCCACCGGCGCCGTTGTAGCCATCGGGATGCTGATAGGCCGGATCCTGCAAGGCGGCCTCCAGCGAGATGAAGCGATAGCCCCGCCGGCGCGTGGCCGCGACCAGCTCCTCCACGCAGTCGGCACTGAGCGCGTTGGCGTGGATCAGCCACACCTGCGCCGGCAGCCGGCCCAGCAGCTGCTGGCCCTGCTGTTCGTAGTAGTCCAGTTTGCTGAGCATGTACGGCACGTAGCCACGGCGCAGCTGGCGCAGGCGTGCCTCGCGCGAGACAGGATCGGTGTCGGTATCGCGCACATGATCGTAGGCGAACGCCCAGATCCACTCGCTGTTGTCGACCGTGACCGGTGCAACCCGATACCCGTGCTGCTGCAGGAACTCCCCGAGCGCCGCGCGTTCCTGCGGCGACTGCCCGGCACGCAGGTAAGGATGCCGGAACCAGCGCGGCGCCTGCCCGGTCTCGGCCAGCAACGGACGCAGCGTCGCCTCGCCGCGCAGGATGTCTTGCTCGTAGGCAGCCAGCTCGATCGCATGCAGGTCGACATGCCCATAGGTGTGGTTGCCCAGCTCAACGCCGGCATCGCGCCAGTCGCGCAGCATCTGCACCCGCGCCGGTTGCACCTGCCCGTCCACCTCCAGCTTGACCTCGTTGACGAAGCCCACCACCGGCACGTCGGCCCGCTTCAGGGCCGCGATCAGCTGCGCATGCCGGGCGGCAAGCTCGGGCTCGGCGCGTTCGTCCAGGCGCTGCCAGGGCAGATCATCGATGGTCAGCGCGATGCGCCGCTCCGGCGCCGCCGCGTGGGCGATGCCGGCCAGGCACAGCAGGGCCAGCACAGCACTTCGAAGAACTCCCTTGCGCACCCGCTGCTCCCATGGCGATACCCGGCCCCAGCATAGCGCCGGGCATCACGGTCCATCTTGCCGGGTGCGGCGGCTGGGCTCAGTGCGTGATCGGTGCCCAGGCGCGCGGCTGGCGCAACACCACCATCAACGTGGCCAGCAGCAGCACCAGCAGCACCGCTGGCAGCCAGCGTTCACCGACGGTTTCCAGCATCACGCCGCCGAGGATGCCCGCCAGCGCGATCGCCAGGTTCCAGCCGGTCACCACGAAGGACTGCGCGATGTCCCCGGCCTCGTCCGCACGGCGCGCCACCGCGGTCTGGAACAGCGTGGGAACGCCACCGAAGGATATGCCCCACACCACCGTCCCGATCACCAGCACCCACGGCGAGCCGGGCCACAGGCCGAACGCCACTGCCGAGAGTGCGAAGGCCACGGTGCTTGCGATCACCAGCGCGCGCAGCCAGCGATCCACCAGCAGTCCGGTGATCCAGATGCCGACCAGCGCGGCCACCCCGAACACCAGCAACAGGCGATCCAGCCATGCCGCCGCGCCGGACAGCGCCGCGAAGGGCTCGATGTAGGTGTAGAGCACGTTGTGCGCCAACACGTAGAGGAACATCGTCATCAGCGCGGTGCGCATGCCGCGCAGGCGCAGCACGTTGCCCAACGACTGCTGGGCCGCCGCGCCCGGGGCCGGCAACGACGGCAGCGCCAGCCGCGCCCACACCAGCAGGCCGACGCTGAGCAGCGACATCAACCCGAACGCCCAGCGCCAGCCGATGGTCTGGCCGAGCAGCGTACCGGCCGGGATGCCCAACGACAGCGCCAGCGGCGTGCCGACCATCGCCACCGCGATCGCCCGGCCCTGCAGCTGCGGCACCACCATGCGGCTGGCGTACCCCGCCACCAGCGACCACAGCAGGCCCGCGCTGATGCCGGCGCAGAAGCGTGCGACCAGCATCAGGCCGTAGTGGTGTGTCATCGCGGTGATGGTATTGACCACCACGAAACCGGCGATCGCGGTGAGCAGCAGCGGGCGGCGTGGCCAGCGCCGCGTCAATGCGGTCATCGGCAGTGCGGCAACCAGCGAGCCCAGGGCGTAGATGGTGACCAGCTGCCCGACCAGCGCGCGGCTCACGCCCAGATCGGCGCTCATCGGTGACAGCAGGCCCGCCGGCAATGCCTCGGTGAGGATGGTGATGAAGCCCGCGCAGGCCAGCGCCAGCAGACCGCCGAAAGGCAATCCGGTGGCCGCGTTGGGCAGGGGCACGGCGCTGGTATCGACCGCGTGCCCGCTCATGCGTGCACCTGGGTGGGGGCCGCATCCAGCGCGACAGTGGAACCGCTGACGTCAGGGAAGAAAGACATGGAGGCGCCGTAAGTGGGGGGAGCGCCACCGTAGGGGCTGAGCCGCTGGGGAAACAGCGGGTCAGCGCTCCGTACATTCCGGACTGCCAGCTCCGCAATCGCGGTCATGCTCCCCCGGCTGCCTCACACAGCAGGCCAACGGGTCACGTGAGGGTGACGGGATCGCCGCCCGCGCGTCAGTGTGCACTCGCGCCATGCACGAACTGCAGCGTCAACGACTTGCCCACCGGAACCGACTGCCATTGCGCGGTCAATTCAAGGATCTTCCCGCGAACCGCTTCGATATCCGCTGCCAGTACCTCCAGCGGAGCGCAGTGACGCGCGGTGCAGGTCACCTGATACAGATCCAGCATGTCCGCCGCGGCCGTGCTCCAGCCCGACCAGCCATCGGCCTGGAACACCTCCACCAGCCGCTCCACGCCATCGCTTTCAGAATCGGCCTGCATCTGGAATGACGCCGCCTCACCTTCCAGCACGCGACCGATGAACCCCCGCTTGTGGAGCACATTTTCGACAGCGAAGTGGACCATGTCGTGGGGAATGATGCCCTGCTTGGGGCACTCGATGCTTTCGGCTATATGCCCGTCGCGGATCAGGTCCATCCGGTCGTGCTTTCCAGACCCCTTGGTAAATACGAGTTGCATGACGTCCCCTGACGCTGAGCAGGCCCCACAGCAGGGCTGACGGATGGTCGCGTGCGGCGCGGATGCGCGTCAATCGGGCCACTGGTGGCCACCGGCCACCTGCGATCCTCACTGTTGCAGCAGCATCGCACCACGCCTGTCCCCGCAGGCCATGACGCCCGCTACAGTGAAGGCTCTTTTCCTGTGTGCCCACCCATGTCAGCCTTGGACAACCTCGGCAACCTGCAGACCTTCGTGCAGGTCGCCGACACCCGCAGCTTCGTCGAGACCGGTCGCATGCTCGGCATCTCCGCCTCGGCCGCCGGCAAGACCGTGTCGCGTCTGGAGCAGGCACTCGGCGTGCGGTTGTTCCATCGCAGCACCCGCAGCGTCACCCTCACCGCCGAGGGAGAGCGCTTCCTGGTCCGATGCCGGCGCATCCTGGATGAGCGTGACGCCGCCCGTGACGAGCTGGTCCAGCAGACCGAGGCACCCACGGGGGTGCTGCGGGTCAGCCTGCCGCTGGTCGGCGACATCTCGCTGCCGCTGCTCACCGAGTTCATGGCGGCTTATCCCGGCATCCGCCTGGAGCTGGATTTCGATGACCGGCTGGTGGATGTGATCGAGGAAGGCTTCGACGCCGTGCTGCGGGTCAGCGAGCCCACCGACTCGCGCCTCAGCGCCCGGCAGCTCGGCGTGTTCCCGCGTTACCTGGTCGCTTCGCCGGACTACCTCGCCCGGCGCGGTACGCCGCGTGTGCCCGAGGACCTGCTGCAGCACGACTGCCTGCACTACCGCTTCCCCAGCAGCGGCAAGCTCGAGCCATGGCCGCTGCCGCAGACGCCAGGCGCTGCGCCACTGGCACTGCCGGTCTCGATGGTCAGCAACACCATCGAAGCGCGGCTGGCCTTCGCGCTGGCCGGGCGCGGCATCGCCTACATCCCCGAGCACTCGGTGCGCGAGGCACTGGCCGACGGCCGGCTGCAGCGGGTGATGGCCGAGCGCATCCATGCCTGCGGCACCTTCTACCTGCTGTGGCCCTCCGGCCGCCATGTGCTGCCCAAGCTGCGGGTCTTCATCGATTTCATCAGCGCGCGGCTGACCGGCGTGAGCTGCTGAGCAGCTGCTGAGCAGGCCGCGTTCATCGGCCCGCCGCCGCGCGGTTCTATACTGGCCGCGCGGCAGCCAGCCGCCTTTGTTGCCGAGGTAGGCCTACATGCGCCATTGATGCCGCCGTCGTCTGACGGCCCGTCTCCACCCACCTGTTCCGCAGGAGGGGAGTCTTTGGCATCCAATGGAGGTCGCATGACCGCATTCGCTCTCACGCTCGATCGCGTGACGCATACCCTGCCCGACGGCCGGGTCCTGTTTTCCGAACTGTCCGCCGCGTTCGACGGCACCCCGACCGGTCTGGTCGGGCGCAACGGCGTGGGCAAAAGCGTGCTCGCACGTTTGCTCAGCGGCGATCGCGCGCCCACCTCCGGCCGCATCCTGCGCAGTGGGCCGGTGCACCTGCTCACCCAGCACAGCGGCGTACCCGAGGGCCGCATCGCCGATCTGGCCGGGGTCGGTGCGGCGCTCGATGCCCTGCTCCGCATCGAAGCCGGGAGCGTCGATCCGGACGATTTCAGCTGCGTGGGTGAACGCTGGGATCTGCGCGAGCAGCTGCAGGCACAGTGGCACCTGCTCGGGTTGCCCGCGCTCGATCCCCTGCAGCCGGCGGCGACGCTCAGCGGTGGCCAAGCGATGCAGGTCGCACTGGCCGGTGCGTTCCTTTCCGGTGCCGAGGGGCTGATCCTGGATGAACCCAGCAACCACCTCGACGCCGACCATCGCGAGCGCCTGATCGACGCGCTGCAGCGCTGGCACGGCGGCCTGATCGTGATCAGCCACGACCGCACACTGCTGCGCCACATGGCGCGCATCGTCGAATTGACGCCCAGCGGACTGCGCCAATACGGCGGCAACTACGATCTCTACGCCGAACAGAAGCAGGAGGAGCGGCGCAGCGCGGATGCCCAGCTGGCCCTGCGCAAGCGCGAGCGCCGCAAGCAGCAGACCGAGCTGCGCGATCAGCGCGAGAAGATGGCGCATCGGCAGGCGCGCGCTACACGCGATGCACGCACCGCCAACCAGGCACCGATCCTGCTCGGTGGCATGAAGAACCGCAGCGAGCACACTGCGGGCCGCTGGCAGGCACAGCAGAACGAGCGCCGTACCGAACTGGATGCGCGCGTGCGCGAGGCTGCCGGCGAGGTGGAGCAGGACATCGAGATCGCCCTGCTCGCCCCGGTGATCCAACAGCCCGGGCCGCAGCGCGTGGCCGAGCTCATCGCCGCCGAACTGCCATGGGTGCAAGCGCCCTGGAACACGCTGGATCTCACCGTGCAGCGCGGCCAGCGGATCGGGGTGCAGGGCCGCAACGGCAGCGGCAAATCCACGCTGCTGCGGCTGCTCGCCGGCACACTGGCACCGCTCTCGGGGCAGGTCGAGGTAGCGGCCAGCGTCGCCCTGCTCGACCAGTCACTCACGCTGCTGCCGGACGATGCCTCGGCCTTGTCACTACTGCAGCGCGCGCATCCGTTGGCCGACGAAGGCACGCTGCGCACGCAGCTGGCCCTGCTCGGCCTGGATGCCGAGCGCAGCCTGCGGCCGTTGCCTACGCTCAGTGGTGGCGAACGCTTGAAGGCGGCGCTGGCATCGGTGCTGTACGCCCGGACGCCGCCGCAGCTGCTGCTGCTCGACGAACCCGGCAATCACCTCGACCTGCCCTCGCTGGGCGCGCTGGAGCAGATGCTCGGTCAGTACACCGGCACGTTGATGATCGTCTCGCACGATCACGCCTTGTTGGAGTCCGTGCAGCTGACGCATCGCCTGAAGGCCACGAGAAGTGGGTGGCAGCTGATGTGAGCGCGAGGGCGGGCGTATCCCGCTCAAGCAACGGACCCAAGGCTGGAGATCGATCTGCTTTCCGGCATCCGTTTGTTCATGCACGCGCCCACGCCGGAAACGCGTCCGGCAGCAGCTGCCACAGCAGCGGCCCGGCACGCAGTTCCTCATCGTTGAGCAGGCAGGCATCCAGTTCGGCGCGCACCGCGGGTTCGTCCATCGCCACCCCGATCACCGCCAGCTCCTGGCGGCGGTCGCCCCACCAGGGATGCCACAGTTTACGCATCGCCTGGTACTCGCCGGCATCGCCGACCTGTTCCACGCTGGGCATCGGCGCGGTCCAGCACGCCGCCTGCTGGCGGGACCAGCCGATATCCGTATAGGGCACGCGCGTGGGCGGCAGCACCGGCGCGGTGTTTTCCAGGCCGGCCTCCATGCGCTCGCGCGAGGCATACCAGAAGCCGGCGGCCGAGGTCTGGGTGGCGGCACCGACGCTGGAGAGCTCGCCTACCCAGTCCATGCGGTTGGCCAGCCAGAAGAAACCCTTGCTGCGGATCACACTGCCCAGCCCGGTCTCCAGCAGCCGTGCGAAACGCTGCGGATGGAACGGCCGGCGCGAGCGGTAGACGAAGCTGGTGATGCCGTACTCCTCGGTCTCGGGCGTGTGCTGGCCACGCAGCGCCTGCATCCAGCCCGGCGCCAACTGCGCTTTGACGAAATCGTAGCGGCCGGTATCAAGCACCTCGTGCAGCGGCACATTGCCCTGCTCGGACAGCACCAGCCGCGCATCGCGGTTCATCGCACGCAGCACGGCGAGCGTGGACTGCAGCGTGTCATCGTCGATCAGATCACACTTGCTCACCACGATCACGTTGGCGAACTCGATCTGCTCGGCGAGCAGATTCACGACACCGCGGTCGTCGTCCTCACCGGCCTGCTGGCCGCGGTCGATCAGCCGGTCACTTGAGCCGAAGTCGTGCAGGAACCGCGCGCCATCGACCACCGTCACCAGCGTATCCAGCCGCGCGATGTCGCTGAGGCTGAAGCCATCCTCATCGCGCACCGAGAAGGTTGCCGCGACCGGCATCGGCTCGGCGATCCCGGTCGACTCGATCAGCAGGTAGTCGTAGCGCCCCTCCGCCGCGAGCCGGCGCACCTCCTGCAGCAGGTCATCGCGCAGCGTGCAGCAGATGCAGCCATTGCTGAACTCCACCAGCGTCTCCTCGGTGCGGCTCAGCGCGGCGCCACCCTCGCGCACCAGCTGTGCATCGACGTTTATCTCGCTCATGTCGTTGACGATCACCGCGACCCGGCGGCCCTCGCGGTTGCGCAGCAGCTGATTGAGCAGAGTGGTCTTGCCGGCGCCCAGGAAGCCGGACAGCACGGTCACCGGCAGACGCGAATCAAAGGAGGCAGAGGCAGTCATGGCAGAGCAGGTCAGGAAGGGGAATGAAATGTTACTATATAACATTCACTGACCAAGACCCCCACGCCCCATGAAGCGATCCTCTGCCCTGTTGGATGCCGGCGCCATTGCGCTTTCCGGCCTATGCCTGCTGCACTGCCTGGCCCTGCCGCTGCTCGCGGCGATGCTCCCGCTGATGGGCGTGTGGGCCCAGGCCGAGTGGGTGCATGCCCTGTTTGTGGCCATCGCCGCGCCGGTGACCGGCTTCGCGTTGTGGCGCGCCCACCGCCAGCATCGCCTGCCCGTGCTGGCGATGGCCGGCGCGTCGATCGGGCTCCTGTTGCTGCTGGCCGGCGCCATGGGATGGCCGAGCCACGATGCCGAGACCCGGATGACCGTGGTCGGCAGCCTGCTGCTGGCCAGCACGCATGTGTGGAATGCCTGGCGGCGGCACCGGCATTGAGCGGACGGCCCCGCTCAGTGCTTGAACATCATCCCGACCAGGAACAGCACCAGCGGCGCCGCACTGAGCACTGCACCCACGATGCCCAGCCACGGCCAGCGCTCCTGGCGCACGCGCGAGCCGACCGTGGCGATCAGGCCCACGGCTGCTGAAGCGAGTACGCCGATCGAGACGCCGGTGGTGCTGGCGCCGGCGGTGGCGATGTGGGCGGCGGCCGCCCCGACGGGAAGGCCGAAGAAGCTGACCAGGCCAAGCAGCGGTAGCCGTTGAGCCGACATCGGTGCGACAGACGATGAGCGCGGCGCTTGCGGAGAATCTGGCGGCACGAGGGGTCTCCTGAGAATCGCGCCACCGTACACCATTGCCTGCCGACGACGGGGCACGGGGCACGCAGACGGCATCTTTTCACGCCGTGTTGGACAATGCTCCCACACCCGCCGCCAAGGATCTGCCATGCGTGTACTGCCCAGCCTGCTCTTCCTGTCGCCGCTGCTGTTGACCGGCTGCGGCAAGGACAACAGCGCCGGCGTGTTCTCCTCCGATCCGATGCTCGGCTGCTATGCCACCCACGCGCGCAAGCCCGCCGAATTCCGCATCGAGCAGCAGAGCGGCCAGTACTACGTGTCCTTCAACCGCGATGAGCAATGGCAGCGCGATGCCACGCCGCTGCAGGAATCCAGCCGCGCCGAGATCGCCCAGTTCTTCCGCGACGATGCCGACCAGATCAACAAAGCGCTGGTCCGCCCCGGTGGCGGCTTCGGCATCTTCAAATTCAACCCGGGCGCCACGCTCAAGGGCAAGGCCAAGGACAGCGACTACATGGCGCTGGTGCTGATCGGCGCCGGCCCAGTGTTTCCGGTGAAGTGCCCCTGATGGGCAAGGTTTCCGGATCCCGCCCACCGGGCCACTGATAGGGGCGGCAACCGCCCGCCCGCACCGGTGGCCCGGTCCGCGACACCCATCCCCAACATCCCCGCCCGCGGTCGTACACAGGCGGGAACCCCATCCCCATCTCCAACCCTCAGCCTGGCTCCTCCGGCTCGCGGCGACCGCGGTGGATCGAGCTGTATGGCCATTGCGTGGCATCCCTCACGTGCCCGTGCTTGACCGGGTTGTGGTGCACATAGGCCACGTGCCGTTGCAGGTCCTCGGCGTCAACGATCCGGTGCTCGCGGAAGCCGTTGTGCCATAGGGGCCGCAGGCTGCGGTCCCGCCGCAGCTGCAGCCGCGGATCAACCATCGGCAACTGCCGGTCGAAGATCGCCTGGACCTGCGCCCAACGGCGATGACCCTCCTCATCGCCCTCCGGCAATGTCCACACCCCATGCAGATGGTCCGGCAGCACCACGATCGCGTTGATCCGGAACGGCCGCGCCTGCTGCGCCACCCGGAACGCCAGCCGCAGGGTCTGCGCCTGTTCCACCAGCAGGCTGCTGCTGCGATCGCGCAGGTGCGCGCTGAAGAAGTAGGCGGTGCCGGTAGGCCAGAGGAGGTGGTCGTAGGACATGGCCAAAGTATCCAAAGCTGCCGGCCGCACCGCGATCAGCGCACTCCCCGTGCGCACCTCGGACACCAGCGCATGCGCGGGTCGGACTCCCGGTCATGAATCGGTCGCATGAGGGCCGGCCAGGGGCATCTCAGGTACGATGCCCACCCCTGACTGACATGCCGCATGGCGTCTGCGCCGCGGCCCTGGATCCCGTGCCCCATTACACCGGCCCCCTGCTGACCCGCCCGCTCGCCGAGAGCCTGACCCGCGCCCGCGATGCCGGCACCGGGGAATGGACCGGCTCGCTCGACCTCGGCCGCTCCACCGGCACCGCCACGCTGGCGGCCGACCACTGGCAGTGGAAGGGCGAGACCTACGCCTATCCCGGCAAGACCAAGGACCGCACCCTGTACTACTGGGACGGCGAGGAGTTCCTGGCGATCTCGCGCTTCGGCTCGGCGCTGATCAAGCTGGTGCCGACCGACTGGGACGCGCCGACC contains the following coding sequences:
- a CDS encoding LysR family transcriptional regulator, which translates into the protein MSALDNLGNLQTFVQVADTRSFVETGRMLGISASAAGKTVSRLEQALGVRLFHRSTRSVTLTAEGERFLVRCRRILDERDAARDELVQQTEAPTGVLRVSLPLVGDISLPLLTEFMAAYPGIRLELDFDDRLVDVIEEGFDAVLRVSEPTDSRLSARQLGVFPRYLVASPDYLARRGTPRVPEDLLQHDCLHYRFPSSGKLEPWPLPQTPGAAPLALPVSMVSNTIEARLAFALAGRGIAYIPEHSVREALADGRLQRVMAERIHACGTFYLLWPSGRHVLPKLRVFIDFISARLTGVSC
- a CDS encoding ABC-F family ATP-binding cassette domain-containing protein; its protein translation is MTAFALTLDRVTHTLPDGRVLFSELSAAFDGTPTGLVGRNGVGKSVLARLLSGDRAPTSGRILRSGPVHLLTQHSGVPEGRIADLAGVGAALDALLRIEAGSVDPDDFSCVGERWDLREQLQAQWHLLGLPALDPLQPAATLSGGQAMQVALAGAFLSGAEGLILDEPSNHLDADHRERLIDALQRWHGGLIVISHDRTLLRHMARIVELTPSGLRQYGGNYDLYAEQKQEERRSADAQLALRKRERRKQQTELRDQREKMAHRQARATRDARTANQAPILLGGMKNRSEHTAGRWQAQQNERRTELDARVREAAGEVEQDIEIALLAPVIQQPGPQRVAELIAAELPWVQAPWNTLDLTVQRGQRIGVQGRNGSGKSTLLRLLAGTLAPLSGQVEVAASVALLDQSLTLLPDDASALSLLQRAHPLADEGTLRTQLALLGLDAERSLRPLPTLSGGERLKAALASVLYARTPPQLLLLDEPGNHLDLPSLGALEQMLGQYTGTLMIVSHDHALLESVQLTHRLKATRSGWQLM
- a CDS encoding GTP-binding protein → MTASASFDSRLPVTVLSGFLGAGKTTLLNQLLRNREGRRVAVIVNDMSEINVDAQLVREGGAALSRTEETLVEFSNGCICCTLRDDLLQEVRRLAAEGRYDYLLIESTGIAEPMPVAATFSVRDEDGFSLSDIARLDTLVTVVDGARFLHDFGSSDRLIDRGQQAGEDDDRGVVNLLAEQIEFANVIVVSKCDLIDDDTLQSTLAVLRAMNRDARLVLSEQGNVPLHEVLDTGRYDFVKAQLAPGWMQALRGQHTPETEEYGITSFVYRSRRPFHPQRFARLLETGLGSVIRSKGFFWLANRMDWVGELSSVGAATQTSAAGFWYASRERMEAGLENTAPVLPPTRVPYTDIGWSRQQAACWTAPMPSVEQVGDAGEYQAMRKLWHPWWGDRRQELAVIGVAMDEPAVRAELDACLLNDEELRAGPLLWQLLPDAFPAWARA
- a CDS encoding MerC domain-containing protein, with amino-acid sequence MKRSSALLDAGAIALSGLCLLHCLALPLLAAMLPLMGVWAQAEWVHALFVAIAAPVTGFALWRAHRQHRLPVLAMAGASIGLLLLLAGAMGWPSHDAETRMTVVGSLLLASTHVWNAWRRHRH
- a CDS encoding transposase, which codes for MSYDHLLWPTGTAYFFSAHLRDRSSSLLVEQAQTLRLAFRVAQQARPFRINAIVVLPDHLHGVWTLPEGDEEGHRRWAQVQAIFDRQLPMVDPRLQLRRDRSLRPLWHNGFREHRIVDAEDLQRHVAYVHHNPVKHGHVRDATQWPYSSIHRGRREPEEPG